Proteins from one Parvibaculum lavamentivorans DS-1 genomic window:
- a CDS encoding class I SAM-dependent DNA methyltransferase, which translates to MRLSWNEIRARAARFSEEWKGVTRERAETQTFYNEFFQIFDIPRRRVASYEEPVKGLGDKRGYIDLFWKGTLLVEHKTTGRDLKKAKIQALDYFPGLKDKELPRYLLLCDFQSFELYDLDEDTEVRFRLADLKDHVEAFGFMIGVQKRTFKDQDPVNIEASELMGKLHDALKESGYDGHDLEQYLVRLLFCLFADDTGIFEPKDILLDFIQNRTSADGSDLGSRLNELFEVLNTPEDKRQKTLDEDLGNFPYVNGALFAERLRTPAFNAAMRLILIEACEFKWEAISPAIFGALFQSVMNKTERRALGAHYTTEKNILKLIQPLFLDGLHEEFARAKALKRGRQQALEALHEKLGQLTFFDPACGCGNFLVIAYRELRALEQEILRVLHDGKDQRIFDVAQLSKVNVDQFYGIEIGEFPARIAEVAMWMMDHIMNNRLGLSFGSNYARIPLRTSPHILHADALEADWAALLPPEKCSYVFGNPPFIGSKFQTAEQRRQVRDIAKLGGSGGTLDFVTAWFLKAGEYVQHGKADIAFVATNSITQGEQVAQLWPLLFQRCKLEIAFAHRTFAWGSDARGVAHVHVVIIGLTRRDREWPEKRLFSYADIKGDPVETRHKALTAYLFDAVNVADRHLVVEERNTPLCEAPKLKTGVQMIDNGILTFTTMEKEEFLRQEPEAEPLFRKYIGGDEYINGFFRWILYLADAEPSFLRQLPLVQERIRQVRQYRLSSSRPSTVRMADYPTQVGVDERLSGPYLVIPNTSSERRDYVPIGWLTPEVVANQKLRILPDADPWIFGLLTSGMHMAWMRAITGRMKSDYMYSVGVVYNTFPWPDITEAQKQKIRALAQAVLDARALYPGATLADLYDPDLMKRELRQAHRALDAAVDKLYRGQAFANDRERVEHLFGLYEKLSSPLTAAPKPIKRKRKKE; encoded by the coding sequence ATGCGGCTGAGCTGGAACGAGATTCGCGCCCGCGCAGCGCGTTTTTCCGAGGAATGGAAAGGTGTCACGCGCGAACGCGCCGAGACGCAGACCTTCTATAATGAGTTCTTCCAGATTTTCGACATCCCGCGCCGTCGCGTCGCCTCTTACGAAGAGCCGGTAAAGGGCCTTGGCGACAAGCGCGGCTATATCGACCTTTTCTGGAAAGGCACGCTTCTTGTCGAGCACAAGACCACGGGCCGCGACCTCAAAAAGGCAAAGATTCAGGCGCTCGATTATTTCCCGGGCCTGAAGGACAAGGAACTCCCACGCTACCTCCTCCTCTGCGATTTCCAGAGCTTCGAGCTTTACGATCTGGACGAAGACACCGAGGTCCGTTTCCGCCTCGCCGATCTGAAAGATCATGTGGAAGCCTTCGGCTTCATGATCGGCGTCCAGAAGCGCACCTTCAAGGATCAGGACCCCGTCAACATCGAAGCCTCGGAGCTGATGGGCAAGCTCCACGATGCACTGAAGGAATCGGGTTACGACGGCCACGACCTTGAGCAATATCTGGTCCGGCTTCTCTTCTGCCTCTTTGCCGACGACACCGGCATTTTCGAGCCCAAGGACATCCTTCTCGATTTCATCCAGAACCGCACAAGCGCGGATGGCAGCGATCTCGGCTCCCGCCTCAATGAATTGTTCGAGGTGTTGAACACGCCGGAAGACAAGCGCCAGAAAACCCTTGATGAAGACCTCGGAAATTTCCCTTATGTGAATGGCGCGCTTTTCGCCGAGCGTCTGCGCACGCCTGCCTTCAACGCCGCCATGCGGCTGATCCTTATCGAAGCCTGCGAGTTCAAATGGGAGGCAATCTCGCCTGCCATTTTCGGTGCTCTGTTCCAGTCCGTCATGAACAAGACAGAGCGCCGCGCCCTCGGCGCGCATTACACGACCGAGAAAAACATCCTGAAACTCATTCAGCCGCTTTTCCTCGACGGCCTGCATGAAGAGTTCGCGCGCGCAAAGGCGCTGAAGCGCGGCCGCCAGCAGGCGCTGGAAGCCTTGCACGAGAAACTCGGCCAGCTCACCTTCTTCGATCCCGCCTGCGGCTGCGGTAACTTCCTCGTCATCGCCTATCGCGAGCTACGCGCGCTGGAACAGGAAATTCTGCGCGTCCTGCACGACGGCAAAGACCAGCGCATTTTCGACGTGGCGCAATTGTCGAAAGTCAATGTCGATCAGTTTTACGGCATCGAAATAGGCGAGTTTCCCGCCCGCATAGCCGAAGTCGCGATGTGGATGATGGACCACATCATGAATAACAGGCTCGGCCTCTCCTTCGGCTCCAACTATGCGCGCATCCCCCTTCGGACCTCACCGCACATCCTCCATGCCGACGCGCTGGAAGCCGATTGGGCCGCTCTCCTCCCGCCGGAAAAATGCTCCTATGTCTTCGGCAATCCGCCTTTCATCGGCTCAAAATTCCAGACGGCGGAACAGCGTCGGCAAGTGCGTGACATCGCAAAGCTCGGCGGCTCCGGCGGCACGCTTGATTTCGTCACCGCATGGTTCCTGAAGGCCGGCGAATATGTGCAGCATGGAAAAGCGGACATCGCCTTCGTCGCCACCAACTCAATCACGCAGGGCGAACAGGTCGCCCAGCTCTGGCCGCTCCTCTTTCAGCGCTGCAAGCTCGAAATCGCCTTCGCCCACCGTACCTTCGCCTGGGGCTCGGACGCGCGCGGCGTCGCCCATGTTCATGTCGTCATCATCGGCCTCACAAGGCGCGACCGCGAATGGCCCGAGAAGCGCCTCTTCTCTTACGCCGACATCAAGGGCGATCCGGTCGAGACACGCCACAAGGCTCTGACGGCTTATCTTTTTGATGCCGTCAATGTAGCTGACAGACATCTAGTAGTCGAAGAACGAAACACTCCTTTGTGCGAAGCGCCGAAACTCAAAACTGGCGTTCAGATGATCGACAACGGCATCCTCACTTTCACGACAATGGAAAAGGAGGAATTTCTTCGTCAGGAGCCGGAAGCGGAACCGCTGTTCCGCAAATACATCGGTGGCGATGAGTATATAAATGGATTTTTCCGATGGATACTCTATCTCGCAGATGCCGAGCCGAGTTTTCTTCGACAGCTTCCGCTTGTTCAAGAAAGAATACGGCAGGTACGTCAATACCGGTTATCGAGTTCTCGGCCCAGCACGGTGAGAATGGCGGACTATCCAACGCAGGTTGGTGTGGACGAGCGATTGAGCGGACCCTATTTGGTGATACCCAATACAAGCTCGGAGCGACGCGACTACGTACCGATCGGCTGGCTGACTCCCGAGGTAGTAGCCAATCAGAAATTGCGCATTCTTCCTGACGCAGATCCGTGGATATTCGGTTTGCTGACAAGCGGCATGCACATGGCTTGGATGCGCGCAATCACCGGTCGCATGAAAAGCGACTACATGTATTCTGTCGGCGTCGTCTACAACACTTTCCCTTGGCCGGATATTACCGAAGCTCAGAAACAGAAAATCCGTGCGCTAGCGCAAGCTGTGCTCGACGCCCGCGCGCTTTATCCCGGTGCAACGCTGGCCGATCTCTACGATCCCGACCTGATGAAACGCGAACTCCGTCAGGCTCACCGAGCCCTCGATGCCGCCGTCGACAAACTCTATCGCGGCCAAGCCTTCGCAAATGACCGCGAGCGTGTCGAACACCTCTTCGGCCTATACGAAAAACTCTCCTCCCCGCTGACAGCAGCACCGAAGCCCATTAAGCGGAAACGAAAGAAAGAGTAG
- a CDS encoding Crp/Fnr family transcriptional regulator, producing MNGKALRHILARSEWFASLPPALAEGIVAEARIRRFRNRPIYLTGDAPNGLFLLLAGEVRIVHHASDGSPALLGATNPGTWFGESSMLDGRPRFSDAVAIGEASVLQLTPAAFRKLTEGSAAHYAAFTRLLCEHYRLAIAHIVSTATLPAMTRLAQRLLYFAEEEGKSLPGRRAVEFRLSQQNLATTVGISRQTLNGLLKQLESQGLIETGYAKITLKKPAALQRLARREPEQLPPGGS from the coding sequence ATGAACGGGAAAGCCCTGCGCCATATCCTCGCGCGCTCCGAATGGTTCGCCTCCCTGCCGCCGGCGCTGGCGGAAGGCATCGTCGCGGAAGCCCGCATCCGCCGCTTCCGCAACCGGCCGATCTATCTCACGGGCGACGCACCGAACGGCCTCTTCCTCCTGCTCGCGGGCGAGGTCCGCATCGTCCACCACGCGAGCGACGGCAGCCCCGCCCTTCTCGGCGCCACCAATCCCGGCACATGGTTCGGCGAATCCTCCATGCTGGATGGCCGCCCCCGCTTCTCGGACGCCGTTGCCATCGGCGAGGCAAGCGTGCTCCAGCTCACCCCCGCCGCCTTCCGCAAGCTCACGGAGGGAAGCGCGGCGCATTACGCCGCCTTCACCCGGCTGCTCTGCGAGCACTACCGTCTCGCCATCGCCCATATCGTGAGCACGGCCACGCTCCCCGCCATGACCCGCCTCGCCCAGCGCCTCCTTTATTTCGCCGAGGAAGAAGGAAAATCCCTCCCCGGCCGCCGCGCCGTCGAATTCCGCCTCTCCCAGCAGAACCTCGCCACAACGGTCGGCATCTCCCGCCAGACGCTGAACGGCCTCCTCAAGCAACTGGAATCGCAAGGCCTCATCGAAACCGGCTACGCCAAAATCACCCTGAAAAAACCCGCCGCCCTGCAACGCCTCGCCAGAAGAGAGCCGGAGCAACTACCACCAGGCGGAAGCTGA
- a CDS encoding class II aldolase/adducin family protein: MAMSALAETPVRELVSEAEWALRVELAACYRMIAHLGWDDLVFTHISARVPGEAGHFLLNPYGLMFEEVTASSLVKLDIEGNKVLPSSYDVIPAGFTIHSAVHDARPDAHCVIHLHTPEGVAVSCRKGGLRPVSQTALYALASISYHPYEGVALEADEKPRLQADLGRAKMMILENHGLLTCGRSVGDAFLAMFTLQRACEVQVMAEAGGAELIEIPRAILDGIGAQVKQTLGNSGSNRVWPAVMRKMERLDSSFRE, translated from the coding sequence ATGGCCATGAGCGCTTTGGCGGAAACGCCGGTGAGGGAGCTGGTGAGCGAGGCGGAATGGGCGCTCCGGGTGGAGCTTGCGGCCTGCTACCGGATGATCGCGCATCTCGGCTGGGACGATCTCGTCTTCACGCATATTTCGGCGCGGGTGCCGGGGGAGGCGGGGCATTTCCTGCTCAATCCCTATGGGCTGATGTTCGAAGAGGTGACAGCGTCTTCGCTTGTGAAGCTCGATATCGAGGGCAACAAGGTTCTGCCGTCGTCTTATGATGTGATACCTGCTGGCTTCACCATCCACAGCGCGGTGCATGATGCGCGGCCAGATGCGCATTGCGTCATCCATCTGCACACGCCAGAGGGGGTTGCCGTGTCGTGCCGGAAGGGCGGGCTGAGGCCCGTGTCGCAGACGGCGCTCTACGCGCTGGCGTCGATTTCCTATCACCCTTACGAGGGCGTGGCGCTGGAGGCGGATGAGAAGCCGCGGCTGCAAGCCGATCTCGGGCGAGCGAAAATGATGATCCTCGAAAATCACGGGCTGCTCACATGCGGGCGGAGTGTCGGCGACGCCTTTCTCGCCATGTTCACGCTGCAGCGCGCCTGCGAAGTGCAGGTGATGGCGGAGGCGGGCGGGGCCGAGTTGATCGAGATACCGCGCGCGATCCTCGACGGCATCGGCGCCCAGGTGAAGCAGACGCTCGGCAACAGCGGCTCGAACCGTGTGTGGCCGGCGGTAATGCGGAAGATGGAGCGGCTCGATTCTTCGTTCCGGGAGTGA
- a CDS encoding HD domain-containing protein, translated as MNKRATFTDMAEGTQEDWSRIADEFLPFAAKLPLRVLDHLRLLDGDYGGFIVDRLTHSMQTATRAHHDGRDEEYVVCALLHDIGDTLGSYNHPDIAAAILKPFVSPENHWMVAHHGIFQGYYFFHYLGMDRNGRDRFKDNPLYERTAEFCAKYDAPAFDPEYRSLPLEFFEPMLHRILGAPRRERVPTDG; from the coding sequence ATGAACAAGCGCGCGACATTTACCGATATGGCGGAGGGGACGCAGGAGGACTGGAGCCGGATCGCCGATGAGTTTCTGCCTTTCGCAGCGAAGCTGCCGCTGCGGGTGCTCGATCATCTGAGGCTGCTGGACGGGGATTATGGCGGGTTCATCGTCGACCGACTGACGCACAGCATGCAGACGGCGACGCGGGCGCATCACGACGGGCGGGACGAGGAATATGTCGTCTGCGCGCTGCTGCACGACATTGGCGACACGTTGGGCAGCTACAACCACCCGGACATCGCCGCGGCGATCCTGAAGCCTTTCGTAAGCCCGGAGAACCACTGGATGGTGGCGCATCACGGAATTTTCCAGGGTTATTATTTTTTCCATTATCTCGGCATGGACCGGAACGGGCGGGACCGTTTCAAGGACAATCCGCTTTACGAGCGGACGGCCGAGTTCTGCGCGAAGTATGATGCGCCGGCCTTCGATCCCGAATACCGCTCGCTTCCGCTGGAATTTTTCGAGCCGATGCTGCACCGCATTCTTGGCGCGCCGCGTCGGGAGCGGGTGCCCACCGACGGATAA
- a CDS encoding MFS transporter, which produces MTNAASKGPADARGAQGPLSRWTLFAFALPAAPISAMGLPLVVHLPPFYAGSLGLGLTVVGTIFMLARFWDVFTDPVLGILSDKFETRWGRRRHWIVLSVPIMLLSVYMIFMPPVAVTAFYLIFWLFVLYVGWTLLTISHMSWGAELTPDYHERSRVQGAREVALVLGMVLVLTLPVLIEQTNPENLAAARVASMGWFVLILLPIAVGLAVWKVPERPTTAPAHVPMRQAIRALVQSRPLQVVLAADLLGGVSGGLVASMFLFLAEDALKLGQYSSLMLLGYFISGVCFIPLILAVSRRLGKHKTAAASAVFNALTVPLILLVPQGNAMMALGVWVLCGVNMAAGPFLFRSLMADVADHDTVITRQQRTGLFYSLLTSTSKVGAAFAIFIAYSLLDSIGFQAGGENSQSVLDSLRAVYVWPACIISAAVAGILWFYPIDEKQQVENRRILEMRGIEAAATAVAMRTGHPSDAQSSGIPAD; this is translated from the coding sequence ATGACGAACGCGGCCTCGAAGGGCCCTGCCGATGCGCGCGGCGCACAGGGGCCCCTTTCGCGCTGGACGCTGTTTGCCTTTGCGCTGCCGGCGGCGCCGATTTCGGCCATGGGGCTGCCGCTGGTGGTTCACCTGCCGCCCTTCTATGCGGGTTCGCTGGGGCTGGGGCTGACGGTTGTCGGCACCATCTTCATGCTGGCGCGCTTCTGGGACGTGTTCACCGACCCGGTGCTCGGCATTCTTTCCGACAAGTTCGAGACGCGCTGGGGCAGGCGGCGGCACTGGATCGTGCTGTCGGTGCCGATCATGCTGCTCTCCGTCTACATGATCTTCATGCCGCCCGTCGCGGTGACGGCCTTCTATCTCATCTTCTGGCTCTTCGTTCTTTATGTCGGCTGGACGCTGCTCACCATCTCGCACATGAGCTGGGGCGCGGAGCTGACGCCGGACTATCACGAACGCTCGCGCGTGCAGGGCGCACGCGAAGTGGCGCTTGTTCTCGGCATGGTGCTGGTGCTGACGCTGCCTGTGCTGATCGAGCAGACGAACCCGGAAAACCTGGCGGCGGCGCGCGTCGCCTCCATGGGCTGGTTTGTGCTGATATTGCTGCCGATCGCTGTCGGCCTTGCCGTGTGGAAGGTGCCGGAGCGGCCGACGACGGCGCCGGCGCATGTGCCGATGCGGCAGGCGATCCGCGCGCTGGTGCAGAGCCGGCCTCTGCAGGTGGTGCTGGCGGCCGATCTTCTCGGCGGCGTGTCGGGCGGGCTTGTGGCGTCGATGTTCCTCTTCCTTGCGGAGGACGCGCTGAAGCTCGGGCAATATTCGAGCCTGATGCTGCTCGGCTATTTCATTTCCGGCGTCTGCTTCATTCCGCTCATCCTGGCGGTGAGCCGGCGGCTCGGCAAACACAAGACGGCGGCCGCATCGGCGGTGTTCAACGCGCTGACCGTGCCGCTCATCCTGCTGGTGCCGCAGGGCAATGCGATGATGGCGCTTGGCGTCTGGGTGCTGTGCGGCGTCAACATGGCGGCGGGGCCGTTCCTGTTCCGCTCGCTGATGGCGGATGTGGCGGATCATGACACGGTGATCACGCGGCAGCAGCGGACGGGGCTGTTCTATTCGCTGCTGACCTCGACCAGCAAGGTGGGCGCGGCCTTCGCGATCTTCATCGCCTATTCGCTGCTCGACTCAATCGGCTTTCAGGCGGGCGGCGAGAACTCGCAATCCGTGCTCGACAGCCTGCGGGCGGTTTACGTCTGGCCGGCCTGCATCATCAGCGCGGCGGTGGCGGGCATTCTCTGGTTCTATCCGATCGACGAGAAGCAGCAGGTGGAGAACCGCCGCATCCTCGAAATGCGCGGCATCGAAGCGGCGGCGACCGCCGTTGCCATGCGGACGGGGCATCCCTCCGACGCGCAATCCTCCGGCATTCCGGCGGACTGA
- a CDS encoding alpha/beta fold hydrolase: MAVFSSGGADIAYEVAGEGYPILLVHGFAGTAEDNWGRTGWVQALTRAKRQVVTFDLRGHGKSGKLYEPTDYTMEKMAGDAVALLDHLGIERADLIGYSMGAGIAMRLAARHGARFRFVVLGGVGGRMLEPSSFGAATAEALEAADPETISDRTARGFRLYAEGLGQDLRAIAACARAPREGAATDFLGEIRNETLVIAGARDDMAGDPAVLAARIPGAKAETIPGTDHMFALPNPMFKGAVMDFLTGYV, translated from the coding sequence ATGGCGGTGTTTTCGTCAGGCGGCGCCGACATTGCCTATGAAGTCGCGGGGGAGGGCTATCCGATCCTGCTGGTGCATGGCTTCGCGGGCACGGCCGAGGATAATTGGGGCCGCACCGGATGGGTGCAGGCGCTGACGCGGGCGAAGCGGCAGGTCGTGACGTTCGACCTGCGCGGACACGGCAAGAGCGGCAAGCTTTACGAGCCCACCGATTACACGATGGAAAAGATGGCGGGGGACGCGGTGGCGCTGCTCGACCATCTGGGGATCGAGCGGGCGGACTTGATCGGCTATTCGATGGGCGCGGGGATCGCCATGCGGCTTGCGGCGCGGCACGGCGCGCGGTTCCGCTTCGTGGTGCTGGGCGGCGTGGGCGGGCGGATGCTGGAGCCGTCCTCCTTCGGCGCGGCGACGGCCGAGGCGCTCGAAGCCGCAGACCCCGAAACGATCAGCGACCGGACGGCGCGGGGCTTCCGACTCTATGCCGAGGGGCTCGGCCAGGACCTCCGCGCGATTGCCGCCTGCGCGCGGGCGCCGCGCGAGGGGGCGGCAACGGATTTTCTCGGCGAGATACGCAACGAGACGCTGGTGATCGCAGGCGCGCGGGACGACATGGCGGGCGACCCGGCGGTGCTGGCGGCGCGCATTCCAGGCGCGAAGGCGGAAACCATTCCGGGTACGGACCATATGTTCGCGCTGCCGAACCCGATGTTCAAGGGCGCGGTGATGGATTTTCTCACCGGCTATGTTTGA
- a CDS encoding MFS transporter: protein MTRLSSWRLAAFSGPAIPIGALGLPIGVYLPHFYAGPMGLGLAAVGTIFMLARFWDVFTDPAMGVLSDKFPSRWGRRRHWIVLSVPILMLSAYMVFVPTAPVSSFYLLAWMFFLYIGWTLLTLSHMAWAAELSDDYNERSRIQGFREAFQLLGVPLVLLLPAMIERMGPENMEAARVASMGWFIIIVLPIAIGLNLWLVPEKKAKPERHVSFIASVVPLFRNSPLRRLLAADFLSGFAGTALASMYMYEATLVWGVGSSASLLLLLYFFGGIGFIPLVLKLSYYLGKHRTVVVAGLFNVCFPPVIFLIPFGNVWVAAAVLFFLGVNVGTTTTLYRSMMADVADLDELETGQKRTGLFYALLTLTQKIGGAVAVGVVFWTLALIGFNPEGENAPGAVQGLSYVFVAVPMICNALVAAIIWFYPIGLKEQAELRRKLDERFVEEVEQTERVPNLP, encoded by the coding sequence ATGACCCGCTTGTCGTCGTGGCGTCTGGCCGCGTTCTCTGGGCCCGCTATTCCCATCGGCGCGCTTGGCCTTCCGATCGGCGTCTACCTGCCGCATTTCTATGCCGGGCCGATGGGGCTCGGACTTGCGGCGGTCGGCACGATCTTCATGCTGGCGCGGTTCTGGGACGTCTTCACCGATCCGGCGATGGGGGTGCTCTCCGACAAGTTTCCCTCGCGCTGGGGCAGGCGGCGGCACTGGATCGTGCTGTCGGTGCCGATCCTCATGCTCTCGGCCTATATGGTCTTCGTACCGACGGCGCCGGTGTCGAGCTTCTATCTGCTGGCATGGATGTTCTTTCTCTATATCGGCTGGACGCTGCTGACGCTGTCGCATATGGCGTGGGCGGCGGAGCTTTCCGACGATTATAACGAACGCTCGCGCATTCAGGGTTTCCGCGAGGCGTTCCAGTTGCTCGGTGTGCCGCTGGTGCTGCTGCTGCCGGCGATGATCGAACGGATGGGGCCGGAGAACATGGAGGCGGCGCGCGTCGCCTCGATGGGCTGGTTCATCATCATCGTGCTGCCCATCGCGATCGGCCTCAACCTCTGGCTGGTGCCGGAGAAGAAGGCGAAGCCAGAGCGGCATGTGAGCTTCATCGCGTCGGTCGTGCCGCTGTTCCGGAACAGCCCGCTCAGGCGGCTGCTGGCGGCGGATTTCCTTTCGGGCTTCGCTGGCACGGCGCTGGCGTCGATGTATATGTATGAGGCGACGCTGGTCTGGGGCGTCGGTTCGTCGGCGAGCTTGTTGCTGCTGCTCTATTTCTTCGGCGGCATCGGCTTCATCCCGCTGGTGCTGAAGCTCAGCTATTATCTCGGCAAGCACCGGACGGTGGTGGTGGCGGGACTGTTCAACGTCTGCTTTCCGCCGGTCATTTTCCTCATTCCCTTCGGCAATGTCTGGGTGGCGGCGGCGGTGCTGTTCTTCCTCGGCGTCAATGTCGGTACGACGACGACGCTTTATCGCTCGATGATGGCGGATGTGGCCGATCTCGACGAGCTGGAGACGGGGCAGAAGCGGACGGGGCTTTTCTATGCGCTGCTGACGCTGACGCAGAAGATCGGCGGGGCGGTGGCGGTCGGCGTCGTGTTCTGGACGCTGGCGCTGATCGGCTTCAACCCGGAAGGGGAGAATGCGCCGGGCGCGGTGCAAGGGCTGTCCTATGTGTTCGTCGCCGTGCCGATGATCTGCAACGCGCTGGTGGCGGCGATCATCTGGTTCTATCCGATCGGGCTCAAGGAGCAGGCGGAGTTGCGCCGCAAGCTCGACGAGCGTTTCGTCGAGGAAGTGGAGCAGACGGAGCGGGTGCCGAACCTGCCGTGA
- a CDS encoding M20 family metallopeptidase — translation MTEAAALKREVCDAIDAMSAELLGVSHEIHGKPELAFHEHEAARILTARLDAAGLPVTRGAFGLPTAYASRFGERGPEVAILSEYDALPGIGHACGHNIIATTGLGASLALAKLGAKLPGRVRYLGTPAEEMGGGKELMAREGAFDRLDAAMMVHPAGVDLVTMPCICVSEVAVTYRGRSAHASAMPHMGLNALDALITAYQAIAQLRQHIRPTERIHGIIKKGGSAPNIVPDETSGLFYVRAASAEELAPLKKRVQACFEAGALATGCTAEIMWAKADYLDLKTSMAIADSYEANARSLGRDFFPLSKMPSGSAGSTDMGNVSHRVPSIHPMIACAPPHVVIHNPEFAKWAASELGDKACLDGAKALAMTAIDFMTDAAMREKAKADFAVTAESSARSVAAAYDPDGAAHIGGCGCM, via the coding sequence ATGACCGAAGCCGCCGCCCTCAAGCGCGAAGTCTGCGATGCCATCGACGCCATGTCCGCCGAGCTCCTCGGCGTCAGCCATGAAATCCACGGCAAGCCCGAACTCGCCTTCCATGAGCACGAGGCCGCGCGCATCCTCACCGCCCGCCTCGACGCGGCGGGCCTTCCCGTCACCCGCGGCGCCTTCGGCCTCCCCACCGCCTATGCCTCGCGCTTCGGCGAGCGCGGCCCCGAAGTCGCGATCCTCTCCGAATATGACGCCCTTCCCGGCATCGGCCATGCCTGCGGTCACAACATCATCGCGACGACAGGCCTCGGCGCTTCGCTCGCGCTTGCAAAGCTCGGCGCGAAACTTCCTGGCCGCGTCCGCTATCTCGGCACCCCGGCCGAGGAAATGGGCGGCGGCAAGGAGTTGATGGCGCGCGAAGGCGCCTTCGACAGGCTCGACGCCGCCATGATGGTGCATCCGGCCGGCGTCGATCTCGTCACCATGCCCTGCATCTGCGTCTCCGAAGTCGCCGTCACCTATCGCGGCCGTTCGGCGCATGCCTCCGCCATGCCGCATATGGGCCTCAACGCGCTTGATGCGCTCATCACCGCCTATCAGGCAATCGCGCAGCTCCGCCAGCACATCAGGCCGACCGAGCGCATCCACGGCATCATCAAGAAGGGCGGCAGCGCGCCCAACATCGTGCCGGATGAAACCTCCGGCCTCTTCTATGTCCGCGCCGCCTCCGCCGAAGAGCTCGCGCCGCTGAAAAAGCGCGTACAGGCCTGCTTTGAAGCCGGCGCGCTGGCGACCGGCTGCACCGCGGAAATCATGTGGGCCAAGGCCGACTATCTCGACCTGAAGACCAGCATGGCGATTGCGGATTCATACGAAGCCAATGCCCGCTCGCTTGGCCGTGACTTTTTCCCCCTGTCGAAAATGCCCTCCGGCTCCGCCGGCAGCACCGACATGGGCAATGTCAGCCACCGCGTGCCGTCGATCCATCCGATGATCGCCTGCGCCCCGCCCCATGTCGTGATCCACAATCCGGAATTCGCGAAATGGGCCGCCTCCGAACTCGGCGACAAGGCCTGCCTCGACGGCGCCAAGGCGCTCGCCATGACCGCCATCGACTTCATGACGGACGCCGCGATGCGCGAAAAGGCGAAGGCGGATTTCGCGGTAACGGCCGAAAGCTCCGCCCGCTCCGTCGCCGCCGCCTACGATCCGGACGGCGCCGCCCATATCGGCGGCTGCGGCTGCATGTAA
- a CDS encoding alpha/beta fold hydrolase: MDYFESDGLRLAYFAEGEGTPIVLAHGFASTHRVNWIATGWSRALMEAGFRVIMPDMRGHGESDKPHDAEDYTLSAMAADLVALLDHLGEPGADLMGYSMGAMVALVAATEWPDRFDRVIAAGVGARLLAADRDPRPVIEALLADDPASVEDAGARMFRVFADQNGQDRAALAACFEAVRAPFPAEGLSRISRPVLVVAGETDSQAGAAGVLAARIPNARGFTVPKRDHMKTVGDRAYKEAVLKFLEG, from the coding sequence ATGGACTATTTCGAATCCGACGGGTTGAGGCTGGCCTATTTCGCGGAGGGCGAGGGGACGCCGATCGTGCTGGCGCACGGGTTTGCCTCGACGCATCGGGTGAACTGGATCGCGACGGGGTGGAGCCGGGCGCTGATGGAGGCGGGGTTTCGCGTCATCATGCCGGACATGCGGGGACATGGGGAGAGCGACAAGCCGCATGATGCGGAGGACTACACACTCTCCGCGATGGCGGCGGATCTTGTGGCGCTGCTCGATCATCTGGGCGAGCCGGGCGCGGACCTTATGGGCTATTCGATGGGGGCGATGGTGGCGCTGGTCGCGGCGACGGAATGGCCGGACCGGTTCGACCGGGTGATCGCGGCGGGCGTGGGCGCGCGGCTGCTCGCGGCGGACCGCGACCCGAGGCCGGTGATCGAGGCGCTGCTGGCGGACGACCCCGCAAGCGTGGAGGACGCGGGCGCGCGGATGTTCCGTGTGTTCGCGGATCAGAACGGGCAGGACCGCGCGGCGCTTGCGGCCTGTTTCGAGGCGGTGCGGGCACCCTTTCCGGCGGAGGGGCTTTCGCGGATTTCGCGGCCGGTGCTGGTGGTGGCGGGGGAGACGGACAGCCAAGCAGGCGCGGCGGGGGTGCTTGCGGCGCGGATACCGAATGCGCGCGGCTTCACGGTGCCCAAGCGCGACCACATGAAGACGGTGGGCGACCGCGCCTACAAAGAAGCGGTGCTGAAGTTTCTGGAGGGGTGA